A stretch of the Filimonas lacunae genome encodes the following:
- a CDS encoding ribosomal protein L7/L12, producing the protein MERLIGAKFSTYFGECHSYWWTWQDDASVISLREGNTIVFQEELCNILEDMQVQGWPPLGALLLILMACGNNTSASLHQLHDHLLLDFLKNEPKGDAEGADVNGLFVKGWALIRNIAEIPKEYTQGPNKRLLVLHLLRKNRHPVAMPRTAQWLQLFRSDYKDSREREGLVRVLTFGQGEAIRKFLGDFAFLAKLAAQYPTVDSILEGLVPGQEILPVPEWEEELATNSMLPEAWIETLLAKDATFAVGALIRHVWAGLRIPLHMYQPGAQPLGGITDITNKGSLEGLLVSEFANEEVLLLSRLANNEALYYQREVPPVADDTERVILLDVSLKNWGVPRQLAYALGIAIGRHPKTDMNCHLYAIGKQCREVLYQTTEEIENSLRQMDTGVHAASGLQQFFAGRQPTDRMEIIFISTEAAARHEEVQQVIRLHYSVFKYWITVNGSGRVSVWKNKRQGQQLVQQMQLPLEKLWSKKLVSRVPKQEKVLVPKTDMPIGDTLDRCPLLYPARKYVLHLLASDEKAYIVSKHRQLFQVYKSDIGYPMKLLPLKLPSHVITYVAGKGKDGVEYLFCFKKQVSEVEVINLQTGGSQKMYYRSNIPDGFLCYEGAFYHVTANSIAVFTLEDGLQFAMHQGYSEVYQAIYEKRKQEINDLWQQWWMRCSNVLIHISRLYVSSSGKLVFNSHRLVLKENGSIQLERTRKDDGVWIAAQYNQRQHCFEFADGSQVSVDKEGMIKIKRALPAGQSKYELVLSSRGEQRLYTIKTVKEGMSWYMGLNNLVELVENCPVVVCHTNRKQQAELFLQKLLDVGASGYINKVTTEPIVYFSPELETSLMLATPYCYTGSKRYKPFEGPGSWLEKMNGKEFYDTFIQPLITQIQDYAASS; encoded by the coding sequence ATGGAGCGTTTAATAGGTGCAAAATTTTCTACTTATTTTGGTGAGTGCCACAGCTATTGGTGGACATGGCAGGATGATGCCAGTGTGATAAGCCTGCGTGAGGGCAATACTATTGTATTCCAGGAAGAGTTGTGCAATATATTGGAAGATATGCAGGTGCAGGGATGGCCGCCGCTGGGAGCATTGCTGCTGATACTAATGGCCTGTGGTAATAATACTTCTGCTTCTTTACATCAGTTACATGATCACTTGCTGTTAGATTTTTTGAAGAATGAACCCAAAGGGGATGCAGAAGGGGCAGATGTGAATGGCCTTTTTGTGAAAGGGTGGGCCTTAATAAGAAATATAGCTGAGATACCTAAAGAATATACTCAGGGGCCCAACAAGCGCCTGTTGGTATTACATCTTCTCAGGAAAAACCGGCATCCTGTTGCAATGCCCCGGACAGCACAATGGTTGCAGTTGTTCAGGAGTGACTATAAAGATAGCCGTGAGCGTGAGGGATTGGTACGGGTACTTACATTCGGTCAAGGTGAGGCAATAAGAAAGTTTCTAGGAGATTTTGCCTTCCTGGCAAAGCTGGCTGCACAATATCCTACAGTAGATAGTATACTGGAAGGTCTTGTGCCGGGGCAGGAAATATTGCCGGTACCGGAATGGGAAGAAGAACTGGCCACAAATAGCATGCTACCCGAAGCCTGGATAGAAACTTTATTGGCCAAAGATGCCACTTTTGCAGTAGGCGCTTTGATAAGGCATGTATGGGCAGGCTTGCGTATTCCTTTACATATGTACCAGCCCGGCGCGCAACCGTTAGGCGGTATCACGGATATCACCAACAAGGGGAGTTTAGAAGGCTTGCTGGTATCTGAATTTGCCAATGAAGAAGTGTTGTTGCTTTCCCGGCTGGCCAATAACGAAGCGTTGTATTACCAGCGCGAGGTGCCTCCGGTGGCCGATGACACGGAAAGGGTGATACTGCTGGATGTGTCGCTTAAAAACTGGGGAGTACCCAGGCAACTGGCTTATGCATTAGGTATAGCTATTGGCAGGCATCCTAAAACAGATATGAACTGCCATCTTTATGCGATTGGCAAGCAATGCCGGGAAGTGTTATATCAAACCACAGAGGAGATAGAAAACAGTTTACGGCAGATGGATACAGGCGTACATGCTGCCAGTGGGTTACAGCAGTTTTTTGCCGGAAGGCAACCCACTGACCGGATGGAAATTATATTTATTTCTACAGAAGCAGCAGCCAGGCATGAAGAAGTGCAACAGGTAATTCGCCTTCATTATTCGGTTTTTAAGTACTGGATAACGGTAAACGGCAGCGGGCGTGTATCTGTATGGAAAAACAAACGCCAGGGGCAGCAATTGGTACAACAGATGCAGTTGCCATTGGAAAAACTATGGTCTAAGAAACTGGTGTCTCGTGTCCCGAAGCAGGAAAAGGTGTTGGTGCCAAAAACGGATATGCCCATTGGCGACACACTGGATCGTTGTCCTTTACTATATCCTGCCCGTAAGTATGTGCTGCACTTGTTGGCATCTGATGAGAAGGCGTATATCGTGTCTAAGCATAGGCAACTGTTTCAGGTGTATAAAAGTGATATAGGATATCCGATGAAACTATTGCCTTTAAAATTACCTTCTCACGTAATAACGTATGTAGCTGGTAAGGGAAAGGATGGTGTGGAATACTTGTTTTGTTTTAAAAAACAGGTAAGTGAAGTAGAGGTAATTAACCTGCAAACTGGCGGCAGTCAGAAAATGTATTACCGTAGTAACATACCGGATGGGTTCTTGTGTTATGAGGGGGCTTTTTATCATGTAACGGCAAATAGTATTGCAGTGTTTACCCTGGAAGATGGCTTACAATTCGCCATGCACCAGGGATACAGTGAAGTGTATCAGGCGATTTATGAAAAAAGGAAGCAGGAAATAAATGATTTGTGGCAGCAGTGGTGGATGCGTTGCTCGAATGTGTTAATCCATATTTCCCGGTTATATGTTAGTTCCAGTGGCAAGTTGGTTTTTAATAGCCATCGGCTGGTGTTAAAAGAAAATGGTTCTATACAACTGGAGCGTACGAGGAAGGATGATGGGGTGTGGATAGCTGCGCAATATAACCAGCGGCAGCATTGTTTTGAATTTGCTGATGGCAGCCAGGTATCAGTAGATAAAGAGGGAATGATAAAAATAAAAAGGGCATTACCGGCAGGACAAAGCAAGTATGAGCTGGTGTTAAGCAGCCGGGGGGAGCAGAGGTTGTATACTATTAAAACGGTGAAAGAGGGTATGAGCTGGTATATGGGCTTGAATAATTTGGTTGAGCTGGTAGAGAACTGCCCTGTTGTGGTGTGTCATACAAATAGAAAACAACAGGCGGAGCTTTTTTTGCAAAAATTGCTAGATGTTGGGGCTTCCGGGTATATCAATAAAGTGACTACGGAGCCTATCGTGTATTTTTCCCCTGAATTGGAAACTTCATTAATGTTGGCTACCCCTTACTGTTACACAGGCAGCAAGCGTTATAAACCTTTTGAAGGGCCGGGGAGCTGGCTGGAGAAAATGAATGGGAAGGAGTTTTATGATACTTTTATACAGCCGTTAATTACTCAAATACAAGATTATGCAGCTAGTAGTTAA
- a CDS encoding AAA family ATPase, whose amino-acid sequence MKQIDELNAVLAYIKQNFVGKDDIADLLGIGLVARENLFLLGPPGTAKSAIVRLLCECLEGGKNFEYLLTRFTEPNEIFGPFDIRRLKEGELVTNTEGMMPEASLVFLDEIFNANSAILNSLLMALNEKLFRRGKETRKLPALMFVGASNLLPEDDALSALLDRFLIRVKCDYVNPDRLHEVLLAGWNMESRAKEQQPVISPQAIIELQQACRQVDIAPVRKQYIDVIHSLRNTGIKVSDRRAVKLQNLIAASALICKRQVAELSDLWVLKYIWDTEEQIEILAGIINNIIEKEPAATAHPQALTNKVPQAEEVMKEVTLLVQKWNDSTLSPEEQNVVKDKLRYVQTRCDWVSDAEQKQFIQKEIDALWQRMLQTL is encoded by the coding sequence ATGAAGCAGATAGATGAGCTGAATGCCGTGCTGGCTTATATCAAACAAAATTTTGTGGGTAAAGATGATATTGCCGATTTGTTGGGCATAGGCCTGGTAGCGCGCGAAAACCTGTTTTTATTAGGCCCTCCCGGTACCGCTAAAAGTGCTATTGTGCGCTTGTTGTGCGAATGCCTGGAAGGAGGTAAGAACTTTGAATACCTGTTAACCCGTTTTACCGAGCCCAACGAAATATTCGGGCCTTTCGATATCCGCCGGTTAAAAGAAGGCGAGCTGGTAACCAATACCGAAGGCATGATGCCCGAAGCATCGCTGGTGTTTTTAGATGAAATATTCAATGCCAACAGCGCCATCTTAAACAGCTTGTTAATGGCGCTGAACGAAAAACTGTTCCGCCGTGGTAAAGAAACCCGCAAGCTGCCTGCGCTGATGTTTGTAGGGGCCAGTAACCTGCTGCCTGAAGATGATGCGCTGAGTGCCTTGCTGGACAGGTTTCTGATACGGGTGAAGTGTGATTATGTAAACCCCGACAGATTGCACGAAGTGTTGCTGGCCGGCTGGAATATGGAAAGCCGTGCAAAAGAACAGCAACCGGTAATTAGCCCGCAGGCTATTATAGAATTACAACAGGCTTGCCGCCAGGTGGATATTGCACCGGTGCGTAAGCAGTATATAGATGTCATTCATAGTCTGCGTAACACCGGCATTAAGGTGAGCGACCGCCGTGCCGTGAAGTTGCAGAACCTGATTGCGGCCAGTGCATTGATCTGTAAACGCCAGGTAGCGGAACTGTCCGATCTGTGGGTGCTGAAATATATATGGGATACGGAAGAACAGATAGAAATACTGGCGGGTATTATTAATAATATTATTGAAAAAGAGCCGGCAGCTACTGCACATCCGCAGGCGTTAACCAATAAGGTGCCGCAGGCCGAAGAGGTAATGAAGGAGGTGACCTTGCTGGTGCAGAAATGGAACGACAGCACTTTGTCGCCGGAAGAACAGAATGTAGTGAAAGATAAGCTGCGTTATGTGCAAACCCGGTGCGATTGGGTGAGTGATGCGGAACAAAAGCAATTTATTCAAAAGGAAATTGATGCGTTATGGCAGAGGATGCTGCAAACCCTATAA
- a CDS encoding SDR family NAD(P)-dependent oxidoreductase yields the protein MKRLQLHNQWVLLTGASAGLGQEMARQLAFEHKANLIIVARRAEKLELLKAMLEKEAGVQVRVIAADLSIPADVERVLDQSLAGGQLYGAILNAGLTFFGRHTDLPWDHFNAMLQTNVVSVLRMTSRLVQHFESSGKEGGVMVVSSMAALYPVPYQAAYSATKAFLLSFANALSHELQNKQFSITAYTPAGIATEMTEGEAFHGLKSWLMPVQQAAKEGLQAFITRKHSYIPGVLNRLGSKFMHLLPKRFVAGQMGKIYYKALLQSEAAAKKP from the coding sequence ATGAAACGTTTGCAGTTACACAATCAATGGGTATTACTTACCGGCGCATCGGCCGGACTAGGACAGGAAATGGCCCGTCAGCTGGCATTTGAACACAAAGCCAATTTAATAATAGTAGCCCGCCGGGCCGAAAAGCTGGAATTGCTGAAAGCCATGCTGGAAAAAGAAGCCGGCGTGCAGGTAAGGGTAATTGCTGCCGACCTGTCGATACCTGCGGATGTGGAGCGTGTACTGGATCAAAGCCTGGCAGGCGGACAGTTGTATGGCGCTATTCTCAATGCCGGCCTTACCTTTTTTGGCCGCCATACGGATTTACCCTGGGATCATTTCAACGCCATGCTGCAAACCAATGTGGTAAGTGTGCTGCGTATGACCAGCCGTTTGGTACAGCACTTTGAAAGCAGTGGTAAGGAAGGTGGTGTAATGGTAGTATCCAGCATGGCCGCGTTATACCCTGTACCCTACCAGGCCGCTTATTCGGCCACTAAGGCCTTTTTGTTAAGCTTTGCCAATGCCCTTTCGCACGAGCTTCAAAACAAACAGTTTTCTATCACCGCTTATACCCCCGCAGGCATTGCTACGGAAATGACCGAAGGCGAAGCTTTTCATGGTTTAAAAAGCTGGCTGATGCCGGTGCAACAGGCTGCCAAAGAAGGCCTGCAGGCTTTTATCACCCGCAAGCACAGTTATATACCAGGCGTGTTAAACAGACTTGGTAGTAAGTTTATGCACCTGCTGCCTAAACGTTTTGTGGCAGGCCAGATGGGTAAAATTTATTACAAGGCCTTGCTGCAAAGTGAAGCTGCCGCTAAAAAACCATAA
- a CDS encoding SET domain-containing protein, with protein MELLENQLTVKISTLPNAGKGLFTKKAIIKGDKIVEYTGKITTWKEVEHTEGTNPYIFYVNKNHVIDASKDESSIAKYANDARGLTRITGLVNNTEFVEEGTRVFLIATKDIPKGGEIFVGYGKEYWDTVKFNMKIDKDAAAKKAAGTKKKKKKAKK; from the coding sequence ATGGAATTATTAGAAAATCAACTTACCGTAAAAATATCCACCCTTCCAAATGCCGGCAAGGGCCTGTTTACTAAAAAAGCGATTATCAAAGGTGATAAAATTGTAGAATACACGGGTAAAATCACTACCTGGAAAGAAGTAGAACATACAGAGGGCACTAACCCCTACATCTTTTATGTGAACAAAAACCATGTGATAGACGCCAGCAAAGACGAATCTTCTATTGCTAAATATGCCAATGATGCCCGCGGATTAACCAGAATAACCGGACTGGTTAACAATACAGAATTTGTAGAAGAAGGCACCCGCGTGTTTCTGATAGCTACAAAAGACATTCCTAAAGGAGGTGAAATTTTTGTGGGATATGGTAAAGAGTATTGGGATACCGTGAAGTTCAATATGAAAATTGATAAAGATGCCGCTGCTAAAAAAGCTGCCGGGACTAAAAAGAAAAAGAAGAAAGCTAAAAAATAA